A genome region from Anopheles stephensi strain Indian chromosome 2, UCI_ANSTEP_V1.0, whole genome shotgun sequence includes the following:
- the LOC118504666 gene encoding calcineurin subunit B type 2 isoform X2 translates to MGQITSRTLDADEIRRLGKRFKKLDLDNSGALSIDEFMSLPELQQNPLVQRVIDIFDADGNGEVDFKEFIQGVSQFSVKGDKLSKLKFAFRIYDMDNDGYISNGELFQVLKMMVGNNLKDTQLQQIVDKTIVFADKDEDGKISFDEFCSVVGNTDIHKKMVVDV, encoded by the exons ATGGGACAAATCACATCTCGCACCC TTGATGCGGATGAAATCCGTCGGTTGGGCAAGCGGTTCAAGAAGCTCGATCTCGACAATTCCGGCGCCCTGAGCATCGACGAGTTTATGTCCCTGCCCGAGCTGCAGCAGAACCCGCTGGTGCAGCGTGTGATCGACATCTTCGATGCGGACGGTAATGGGGAGGTCGACTTCAAGGAGTTCATCCAGGGTGTGTCCCAGTTCAGCGTGAAGGGTGACAAGCTGTCGAAGCTAAAGTTTGCCTTCCGAATATACGACATGGATAACGATGGATACATCTCGAACGGGGAGCTGTTTCAG GTGTTAAAAATGATGGTCGGCAATAATCTAAAGGACACGCAGCTGCAACAGATCGTGGACAAGACGATCGTGTTCGCGGACAAGGATGAGGATGGCAAGATTTCGTTCGATGAGTTCTGTTCGGTGGTGGGCAATACGGACATACACAAAAAGATGGTCGTGGATGTTTAA
- the LOC118504666 gene encoding calcineurin subunit B type 2 isoform X1, with product MGNETSLPMELCSNFDADEIRRLGKRFKKLDLDNSGALSIDEFMSLPELQQNPLVQRVIDIFDADGNGEVDFKEFIQGVSQFSVKGDKLSKLKFAFRIYDMDNDGYISNGELFQVLKMMVGNNLKDTQLQQIVDKTIVFADKDEDGKISFDEFCSVVGNTDIHKKMVVDV from the exons ATG GGAAATGAAACCTCGCTACCGATGGAGCTGTGCTCGAACT TTGATGCGGATGAAATCCGTCGGTTGGGCAAGCGGTTCAAGAAGCTCGATCTCGACAATTCCGGCGCCCTGAGCATCGACGAGTTTATGTCCCTGCCCGAGCTGCAGCAGAACCCGCTGGTGCAGCGTGTGATCGACATCTTCGATGCGGACGGTAATGGGGAGGTCGACTTCAAGGAGTTCATCCAGGGTGTGTCCCAGTTCAGCGTGAAGGGTGACAAGCTGTCGAAGCTAAAGTTTGCCTTCCGAATATACGACATGGATAACGATGGATACATCTCGAACGGGGAGCTGTTTCAG GTGTTAAAAATGATGGTCGGCAATAATCTAAAGGACACGCAGCTGCAACAGATCGTGGACAAGACGATCGTGTTCGCGGACAAGGATGAGGATGGCAAGATTTCGTTCGATGAGTTCTGTTCGGTGGTGGGCAATACGGACATACACAAAAAGATGGTCGTGGATGTTTAA
- the LOC118504665 gene encoding uncharacterized protein LOC118504665: MEGSANSDIDMSKLGALAKGLLTTFESANASLMASALVTTAVQFAAGKEVSDTLLRHSECEVQPEACFSRSPMQDLSDEDMSDFSSNESDGMEELDLKNAGHVRSADEDGCGQAVDTSGSLVSVMPVLNLSGTKLGIGGSGSGAVVRKMFTNTRERWRQQNVSGAFAELRKLVPTHPPDKKLSKNEILRMAIRYIRLLTNVLEWQKKQEANDRTPLKQRSTQQQLQQLMQGSTNHIGQHSNNENHFTGNYRENGNNLLMIVSPKSFAKSASTTGRTGRLESKVEQCVEIEKIKLVSKLCPAGKLAKPGTTSLASTKNRRKTINSGGLPFRSGLHIKTDLMALSQPCGMLPTIMENEIKRELTHHGQMVTIDGDGPSRVDGMAPSKRANEKGLEKPK; the protein is encoded by the exons ATGGAAGGTAGTGCAAACAGTGATATCGACATGTCCAAGCTTGGTGCTTTGGCTAAAGGACTGTTGACTACGTTCGAAAGTGCCAATGCCAGCCTTATGGCATCAGCGCTGGTAACAACGGCGGTGCAGTTTGCAGCGGGCAAAGAAGTGTCCGATACACTGCTGCGCCACAGTGAGTGCGAAGTGCAACCGGAAGCTTGCTTTAGCCGCAGTCCGATGCAGGATCTGTCCGACGAGGATATGTCGGATTTTTCCTCCAACGAAAGTGATGGCATGGAGGAGCtggatttgaaaaatgctg GCCATGTCCGCAGTGCGGATGAAGATGGGTGCGGCCAAGCTGTGGATACCAGTGGATCACTTGTGTCGGTAATGCCGGTACTGAATCTATCCGGTACCAAGCTTGGCATCGGTGGCAGTGGTTCCGGTGCGGTCGTGCGCAAGATGTTCACCAACACGAGAGAGCGTTGGCGCCAGCAGAATGTGTCGGGTGCGTTTGCCGAGCTGCGAAAGCTCGTACCGACACATCCGCCGGATAAGAAGCTGTCTAAGAACGAAATTCTTCGCATGGCCATACGCTACATACGGCTGCTAACGAATGTGCTCGAGTGGCAGAAGAAGCAGGAGGCTAACGATCGTACGCCGCTAAAGCAACGCAGCACGCAAcagcagcttcagcagctTATGCAAGGCTCCACAAACCACATTGGACAGCACTCGAACAACGAGAACCATTTCACGGGCAACTACCGCGAGAATGGTAACAATCTGCTGATGATCGTTAGCCCGAAATCGTTCGCCAAATCAGCCAGCACGACCGGTCGCACCGGAAGGCTGGAATCGAAGGTAGAACAGTGTGTGGAGATCGAAAAAATCAAGCTGGTGAGCAAGTTGTGCCCGGCGGGGAAGCTAGCCAAACCGGGCACTACGAGTCTGGCTTCTACCAAAAATCGACGCAAAACGATCAACAGTGGAGGATTGCCATTCCGGTCCGGGTTGCACATCAAGACGGATCTGATGGCACTGTCGCAACCGTGCGGTATGCTACCTACGATTATGGAGAACGAAATTAAGCGTGAGCTGACACACCATGGGCAAATGGTTACGATTGATGGAGACGGTCCCAGTCGGGTGGATGGAATGGCCCCGTCAAAGAGGGCCAATGAAAAGGGGTTGGAAAAGCCAAAATAA
- the LOC118504669 gene encoding ataxin-10, translated as MIDIKQNITDKNYNKVLDALNSLNISDAEIDTFRREVSTIIESFYACHESEDEVVNRVAIKCLNLLKRACARGESFQNAIVARVEFLERVRDMLVNEKGTVPLNVRNNCLQLLANLCVQNTCNQERIITFMHTFLHTSVSSNGGYANAAAMILYNGFIYKTVSLELADILNRLLDNVEANRLAQTEVPEFVCIFLEYLIAESNEMVQVLETMDASKRMLLFRYLIEYIRQDDRRIHPIHPDVFKHLLAEFKKKSDMILKTDNVQLDAQDTEEAFTLLVLLADATCVEPYGSFLRHDGGLFLNFGCLLRQMQLLGKSETKNMFTPVQKIEEILKIKQGDSELDIETQISYSLRSAVVKALANLSYKSKKNQKLAREMDIMAAILECTNLDARNPLIKEWSILAIRNLCDDNPENQQFIAGLKKLGDAENALITEYKSGTIRISENARGKK; from the exons ATGATTGATATTAAGCAAAATATTACGGATAAAAACTATAATAAAGTGCTGGATGCGCTAAACTCGTTGAATATAAG CGATGCCGAGATAGACACGTTCCGTCGGGAAGTCTCCACAATTATAGAAAGTTTTTACGCTTGCCATGAGTCGGAAGACGAGGTCGTGAATCGTGTGGCCATCAAGTGCTTGAACCTGCTGAAACGGGCCTGCGCCCGGGGAGAATCGTTTCAGAACGCAATCGTTGCCCGGGTGGAATTCCTGGAACGCGTGCGTGACATGCTGGTGAACGAGAAAGGCACCGTACCGCTAAATGTCCGCAACAACTGTCTACAGCTGCTGGCCAACCTGTGCGTGCAGAACACTTGCAATCAGGAACGGATCATTACGTTCATGCACACGTTTCTGCACACCAGTGTGTCTTCCAACGGAGGGTACGCGAACGCGGCGGCTATGATTTTGTACAACGGGTTCATCTACAAGACCGTAAGCCTGGAGTTGGCCGACATTTTGAACCGTCTGTTGGACAATGTTGAAGCGAACCGTTTGGCACAAACCGAAGTGCCGGAGTTTGTGTGCATATTCCTGGAGTATCTAATAGCGGAAAGCAACGAGATGGTGCAGGTGCTGGAGACGATGGATGCTAGCAAACGGATGCTGCTTTTCCGGTACCTCATCGAGTACATACGGCAGGATGACCGGCGCATTCATCCGATCCATCCGGATGTGTTTAAGCATCTGTTGGCTGAGTTTAAGAAAAAATCGGACATGATTCTCAAGACGGACAATGTGCAGCTCGATGCCCAGGACACGGAGGAAGCGTTtacgctgctggtgctgctagcGGATGCGACGTGCGTGGAACCATATGGATCGTTTCTGCGCCATGACGGAGggttatttttaaactttgGCT GTCTTTTGCGCCAAATGCAGCTGCTGGGCAAGTCCGAAACGAAGAACATGTTCACCCCGGTGCAGAAAATAGAGGAAATCTTGAAAATCAAGCAAGGCGACAGTGAGCTGGACATTGAGACGCAGATTTCGTACTCATTGCGGTCGGCAGTGGTAAAAGCGTTGGCCAATTTGTCCTACAAGtcgaagaaaaatcaaaagcTTGCCCGTGAGATGGACATCATGGCAGCGATACTTGAATGCACCAATCTGGACGCTCGCAATCCGC TCATTAAGGAATGGAGCATTCTGGCGATCCGCAATCTGTGTGACGATAATCCGGAAAATCAGCAGTTCATAGCGGGACTGAAGAAGCTGGGCGATGCCGAAAATGCGCTCATCACGGAGTACAAGTCCGGCACGATTCGAATCAGTGAAAATGCCCGAGGCAAAAAGTAG
- the LOC118504670 gene encoding putative GPI-anchor transamidase, which yields MLFLKAILLICAINIVSGNEIELPSKFVTSSSHTNNWAVLVDTSRFWFNYRHIANVLSVYRSVKRLGIPDSQILLMVADDMACNARNPRPATVFNNAKQHINVYGSDVEVDYRGYEVTVENFVRLLTGRNENGTARSKRLLSDSGSNVLIYLTGHGGDGFLKFQDSEEITNQELADAIEQMWQKQRYNELFFMIDTCQAASMYEKFYSPNILAVASSLVGEDSLSHHIDPAIGVYIIDRYTYNALEFLERVEWNSKKTMGDFLSVCPKRACISTVGVRKDLYPKDPFKVPITDFFGSIRPTEISSDVVNVTLSTIPETISSPKPVSKPNAQLLYEQFPTKLFARS from the exons ATGTTGTTTCTGAAGGCGATTTTACTTATCTGTGCGATTAATATCGTTTCCGGCAATGAAATCGAA CTACCCTCCAAGTTTGTGACAAGCAGCTCGCATACCAACAACTGGGCAGTGCTGGTGGACACTTCTCGGTTTTGGTTCAACTATCGCCACATCGCAAACGTCCTGTCCGTGTATCGGTCAGTAAAGCGACTTGGCATACCGGACAGCCAGATACTGCTCATGGTCGCCGATGATATGGCGTGCAATGCACGCAATCCACGCCCAGCCACCGTTTTCAACAATGCCAAACAGCACATCAACGTGTACGGGTCGGACGTGGAAGTGGATTACCGTGGGTACGAGGTTACGGTGGAAAATTTTGTACGGTTACTGACGGGCCGGAACGAAAATGGTACCGCCCGCTCGAAACGGCTGCTGTCCGATTCGGGTAGCAACGTGTTGATCTACCTGACCGGGCACGGTGGAGATGGATTCCTTAAGTTCCAGGACTCGGAAGAGATCACCAATCAAGAGCTGGCGGATGCGATCGAGCAGATGTGGCAGAAGCAACGGTACAACGAGCTGTTCTTCATGATCGACACATGTCAGGCCGCGTCGATGTACGAAAAGTTCTACTCACCGAACATACTGGCGGTGGCGAGCAGTCTGGTTGGAGAGGACTCGCTGTCCCACCATATCGATCCTGCCATCGGAGTGTACATCATCGACCGCTACACGTACAATGCGCTCGAGTTTCTGGAGCGGGTCGAATGGAACAGCAAGAAAACGATGGGAGATTTC cTATCTGTGTGTCCCAAGCGGGCCTGCATTTCCACGGTAGGCGTCAGGAAGGACCTCTACCCGAAAGATCCGTTCAAAGTTCCAATTACGGATTTCTTTGGCTCTATCCGGCCGACTGAAATTTCATCGGATGTAGTCAACGTGACGCTGTCAACCATTCCAGAAACAAT ATCATCGCCAAAGCCTGTCAGTAAGCCAAACGCTCAACTGCTGTACGAACAGTTTCCGACCAAACTGTTCGCCCGTTCCTAG